In Mesorhizobium sp., one DNA window encodes the following:
- a CDS encoding fumarylacetoacetate hydrolase family protein, producing MGTSFSLGRVRTNAGTAETVMLLDNRHIPLADAAERLKVSLVEPGMRALLADWDYAQPMLQAIADGLESLGAKALEEITLHAPELISPIPRPGKVLCAAANYSAHVAEMTKTGFTGPSSAQQNAPRRPDAPYHFLKATSCSVGPYDDIRLPGADHRIDWEIELAAVVGRPAYKVSAGQAMDHVAGYVVINDVSCRAATWREDRPNIRSDWLAGKSYDTFLPTGPYFVPASQVPDYRALQLRLWVNGQLKQDGVASGMIFSLEDQLAYLSAMLTLESGDLIATGTPAGVGQGTGSFLVAGDIVEAEITGLGRQRNTVVAA from the coding sequence ATGGGAACGAGCTTCTCACTTGGCCGTGTCCGGACAAACGCGGGGACTGCCGAAACGGTGATGTTGTTGGATAACAGGCACATTCCGTTGGCCGACGCCGCTGAACGGCTGAAGGTCTCCCTTGTCGAACCCGGCATGCGTGCCCTGCTCGCGGACTGGGACTATGCGCAGCCGATGCTGCAAGCCATCGCCGACGGGCTAGAGAGCCTCGGGGCGAAGGCGCTCGAGGAGATCACCCTGCATGCGCCGGAGCTGATTTCACCCATCCCGCGACCGGGAAAAGTGCTGTGCGCCGCAGCGAACTATTCGGCCCACGTGGCGGAAATGACCAAAACGGGATTTACCGGCCCGAGTTCGGCCCAACAGAATGCGCCGCGCCGTCCCGACGCTCCTTACCACTTCCTGAAGGCTACAAGTTGCTCGGTCGGACCTTACGACGATATCCGGCTGCCCGGTGCGGACCACCGGATCGATTGGGAGATTGAGCTGGCGGCGGTTGTCGGTCGGCCGGCGTACAAAGTCTCGGCAGGTCAGGCGATGGACCACGTCGCAGGCTATGTGGTGATCAACGACGTCTCGTGCCGTGCCGCGACCTGGCGCGAGGATCGACCCAACATTCGCTCGGACTGGCTCGCCGGAAAAAGCTACGACACCTTCCTTCCGACCGGACCGTATTTCGTTCCGGCGTCTCAGGTTCCGGACTACCGGGCGCTGCAGTTGCGCCTTTGGGTCAACGGGCAACTCAAACAAGATGGCGTCGCATCCGGAATGATCTTTTCGCTCGAGGATCAACTGGCTTACCTATCTGCCATGTTGACGCTCGAAAGTGGCGACCTTATTGCCACGGGGACACCGGCCGGCGTGGGACAGGGGACAGGGTCCTTCCTCGTTGCCGGCGACATCGTCGAGGCAGAGATCACAGGCCTTGGACGGCAGCGCAACACCGTGGTGGCGGCTTAG